In one window of Notolabrus celidotus isolate fNotCel1 chromosome 15, fNotCel1.pri, whole genome shotgun sequence DNA:
- the fgf12a gene encoding fibroblast growth factor 12a isoform X4, which translates to MGDKNAEPQLKGIVTRLFSQQGFYLQMQPDGTIDGSKDENSDNTLFNLIPVGLRVVAIQGVKSGFYIAMNGEGMLYSSEMFTPECKFKESVFENYYVIYSSTVYRQQESGRAWFLGLTKEGQVMKGNRVKKTKPSSHFVPRPIEVCMYREPSLHEIEEKHRSRKSSGTPTMNGGKAVNQDST; encoded by the exons AGCCGCAGCTGAAAGGCATCGTGACACGACTGTTCAGCCAGCAGGGCTTCTACCTGCAGATGCAGCCGGATGGAACCATCGACGGCAGCAAGGACGAGAACAGCGACAACA ccctGTTTAATCTTATTCCTGTGGGTCTGAGAGTGGTGGCCATCCAGGGAGTGAAGAGTGGCTTCTACATTGCCATGAATGGCGAGGGCATGCTTTACAGCTCG GAGATGTTCACGCCAGAGTGCAAGTTCAAGGAGTCAGTTTTTGAAAACTACTACGTGATCTACTCGTCCACTGTGTACCGACAGCAGGAGTCGGGCAGAGCCTGGTTTTTGGGCCTAACCAAGGAGGGTCAAGTCATGAAGGGCAACCGGGTCAAAAAGACCAAGCCCTCATCACACTTTGTTCCCAGGCCCATAGAAG TTTGTATGTACAGGGAGCCGTCACTGCATGAGATAGAGGAGAAGCACCGCTCCAGaaagagctcagggactcccacCATGAACGGAGGGAAAGCTGTCAATCAGGACTCCACATAG